Proteins from a single region of Mustela erminea isolate mMusErm1 chromosome X, mMusErm1.Pri, whole genome shotgun sequence:
- the RTL3 gene encoding LOW QUALITY PROTEIN: retrotransposon Gag-like protein 3 (The sequence of the model RefSeq protein was modified relative to this genomic sequence to represent the inferred CDS: inserted 3 bases in 2 codons; deleted 2 bases in 1 codon; substituted 5 bases at 5 genomic stop codons), which translates to MVENLAASYIAMKLENKILXAQVKWLMKENVAPQAQILDFQMPQTVKETRPLQNISESQEPQKPLENLDLPQAWKYQELTEVEDXPEPQGLPDWKPPAAQEHQEMPMEAQEPPDTQDALMPKKPQNSEHQDLPSAQETQDATECQETPTNLEHLNFQLFRSLETGMPHQPLDPLDAQDFLQPSLEGLIVALTSAASEFPQSPSGLEGEAVFLEYCLAFSGDYQKLAEFLVQLNSYMRVRGHLYPTKASVVSFVGNXFSGEARMCFXAFSIYLKCALLEQYESFIEVFQDTFDSPENMEDASRCICQLCQGEGPVHQRVTHFHLXAQELNWNESILCIQFQEGLASSVPDDLSYTSPAATNLSDLIIQCLEEKLSGKPDLNPQGASPYKEITGPECSLAENQPVQAASNNPHLTEAEHAHCCEGLLCLYYGHPGHFDRDFSVKPHRAXXVGNIKTLQ; encoded by the exons ATGGTAGAGAACTTAGCAGCCTCCTATATTGCTATGAAATTGGAGAATAAAATTTTGTAGGCCCAAGTGAAGTGgctgatgaaagaaaatgttgCCCCACAGGCCCAGATCTTAGATTTCCAGATGCCCCAAACAGTCAAGGAGACCCGACCACTCCAGAatatctcagagtcccaggaacCCCAGAAACCTCTAGAAAACCTAGATCTCCCTCAAGCCTGGAAGTACCAAGAACTCACAGAAGTTGAGG CCCCAGAACCCCAGGGACTTCCAGACTGGAAGCCCCCAGCAGCCCAGGAACACCAGGAAATGCCAATG GaggcccaggagcccccagataCTCAAGATGCCCTGATGCCCAAGAAGCCCCAGAATTCAGAGCACCAGGATCTTCCAAGTGCCCAGGAGACACAGGATGCAACAGAATGCCAGGAGACCCCAACAAACCTAGAACACCTTAACTTCCAACTCTTCAGGAGT CTGGAAACTGGAATGCCCCACCAGCCTCTGGATCCTTTAGATGCCCAGGACTTCCTACAGCCCTCCCTGGAGGGCCTAATAGTTGCTTTGACATCAGCAGCTTCAGAGTTCCCACAATCTCCCAGTGGGTTAGAGGGTGAAGCTGTCTTCCTAGAATACTGTTTAGCCTTCAGTGGAGATTACCAGAAACTTGCTGAGTTCCTGGTTCAATTAAATAGTTACATGAGAGTCAGAGGGCACCTGTATCCTACTAAAGCAAGTGTGGTGAGCTTTGTTGGCAATTGATTCTCAGGTGAGGCAAGAATGTGTTTTTAAGCCTTTAGTATATATCTAAAGTGTGCCCTGCTGGAGCAATATGAAAGTTTCATAGAAGTGTTCCAGGATACTTTTGACAGTCCAGAAAACATGGAAGATGCTAGTCGCTGCATTTGTCAGCTTTGCCAAGGGGAGGGTCCTGTCCACCAGCGTGTGACCCACTTCCATCT TGCTCAAGAACTAAACTGGAATGAAAGCATTCTCTGCATCCAATTTCAGGAAGGCCTTGCCAGTTCTGTCCCAGATGATCTGTCTTACACCAGCCCAGCAGCCACCAACCTATCCGATCTGATCATTCAGTGCCTAGAAGAGAAGCTAAGTGGCAAGCCTGATCTAAATCCACAAGGAGCAAGTCCCTATAAGGAGATAACTGGACCTGAGTGTTCACTAGCTGAAAACCAGCCTGTGCAGGCTGCAAGCAATAACCCACATCTCACTGAAGCTGAACATGCCCACTGCTGTGAAGGCCTCTTGTGCCTCTACTATGGTCATCCTGGTCATTTTGACAGAGATTTTTCTGTCAAGCCTCATCGTGCATAGTAGGTGGGAAACATCAAGACCCTACAGTAA